A genomic stretch from Anaerolineae bacterium includes:
- a CDS encoding GNAT family N-acetyltransferase, whose protein sequence is MKAVEERDKPAVAAFLRSSIWSFIHTDYDEASALQWPGYLARNRAGRLVGVLGCGLDRPPVASVLYAALDSWEQPGPLFHRLLTAHEADLSRAGAQELVFIGYVPWLVRVLRRQGFATRTSIISYARWGGPIPDAGSVQVRLRPAVPEDAETAAGIDMQAFEPMWRYPPPLHAAMIARLPYYRIAEWEGLPVGYVSGDIVLGQGQIIRLAVRPAWQGRGIGRRLLADALEFFARQGVRPVTLNTQADNLRSRRLYEAFGFERVSAEVPALVKPLPPAL, encoded by the coding sequence GTGAAAGCGGTGGAGGAGCGGGATAAGCCGGCGGTGGCCGCGTTCCTGCGCTCCTCCATCTGGAGCTTTATCCATACGGATTATGACGAGGCCTCAGCCCTGCAGTGGCCGGGATATCTGGCACGCAACCGCGCCGGCCGGCTGGTCGGGGTGCTGGGATGCGGCCTGGACCGGCCGCCGGTGGCCAGCGTCCTCTACGCCGCGCTGGATTCATGGGAACAACCCGGCCCTCTGTTTCACCGCCTGTTGACCGCGCATGAAGCGGACCTTTCTCGCGCCGGCGCCCAGGAGTTGGTCTTTATCGGCTATGTGCCCTGGCTGGTGCGGGTACTGCGCCGGCAGGGCTTCGCCACGCGCACCTCGATCATCTCGTATGCGCGCTGGGGCGGGCCCATCCCCGACGCCGGCAGTGTGCAGGTGCGCCTGCGGCCGGCGGTCCCGGAGGATGCGGAAACCGCCGCCGGCATTGACATGCAGGCCTTTGAGCCAATGTGGCGCTATCCGCCGCCCCTACACGCCGCCATGATCGCCCGCCTGCCCTATTACCGCATCGCGGAGTGGGAGGGACTGCCCGTCGGGTATGTCTCCGGCGATATCGTCCTGGGGCAGGGACAGATCATCCGACTGGCGGTACGGCCGGCCTGGCAGGGCCGCGGCATCGGCCGGCGCCTGCTGGCCGATGCGCTGGAGTTCTTCGCCCGGCAGGGTGTCCGCCCAGTGACCCTGAACACCCAGGCGGATAACCTGCGCTCCCGCCGGCTGTACGAGGC